The Streptomonospora litoralis genome window below encodes:
- a CDS encoding Lrp/AsnC family transcriptional regulator, whose translation MLDAVDAALIRALQGDGRATYQALADGVGLSRTAVRARVKQLVGVGAIRIVGVLHAGVLGMEVFAHVSFRVSGPVSPLLEELAGREAVVYAAQTAGRFPVVAHVRVRDDEALAKELGVLRSLTGVTGAEAFRGGAIAKDAYSSVRELRDVSVDPLDWRLVRHLQDDGRASYAELARQVGLSQAAARSRVVRLIEAGVIHVTAVAEPALVGASEQVGFGLRCRGDSAAVAARLGSLAGVSFLATGFGRYDIVGSASAADRPSLVEALEAVRACPEVTYVETWEHLAVAKERYGADAAPAA comes from the coding sequence GTGCTCGATGCGGTCGATGCCGCGCTCATCAGGGCGCTGCAGGGGGACGGAAGAGCGACATACCAGGCACTCGCCGACGGAGTGGGACTCTCCCGGACAGCGGTCCGGGCCCGGGTGAAGCAGCTCGTCGGTGTCGGCGCCATCCGGATCGTGGGCGTCCTGCACGCCGGTGTCCTCGGGATGGAGGTGTTCGCCCATGTTTCATTCCGCGTTTCCGGTCCGGTGTCTCCGCTGCTGGAGGAGCTGGCCGGCCGCGAAGCCGTGGTGTACGCGGCGCAGACGGCGGGCCGCTTCCCCGTCGTCGCCCATGTGCGGGTGCGCGACGACGAGGCGCTGGCCAAGGAGCTGGGGGTGCTGCGCTCGCTGACCGGCGTCACCGGCGCCGAGGCGTTCCGCGGCGGCGCCATCGCCAAGGACGCCTACAGCAGCGTGCGCGAGCTGCGCGACGTTTCCGTCGATCCGCTGGACTGGCGGCTGGTGCGGCACCTGCAGGACGACGGCCGCGCCTCCTACGCCGAACTGGCCCGCCAGGTCGGCCTGTCCCAGGCGGCTGCCCGCTCGCGCGTGGTCCGGTTGATCGAGGCGGGCGTCATCCACGTCACCGCCGTCGCCGAGCCGGCCCTGGTCGGCGCAAGCGAGCAGGTGGGATTCGGGCTGCGCTGCCGCGGCGACTCGGCGGCGGTGGCCGCGCGACTCGGTAGCCTGGCCGGGGTCTCTTTCCTGGCCACCGGGTTCGGGCGCTACGACATCGTCGGCTCGGCGAGCGCTGCCGACCGCCCCTCGCTGGTCGAGGCGCTGGAGGCCGTGCGCGCCTGCCCCGAGGTCACCTACGTCGAGACCTGGGAGCATCTGGCGGTGGCCAAAGAGCGCTACGGCGCCGACGCCGCCCCCGCCGCCTGA
- the folP gene encoding dihydropteroate synthase, which yields MSEQAQPKAGGRAAPGGVLRLRGREFGPGRHAVMAVVNRTPDSFYDRGATFAFGAALEAADAALAHGADIVDVGGVKAGHGAHVSPAEEIGRTAPFVAELRARHPEAIISVDTWRAEVARVCAEAGADLVNDTWAGADPDLVRVAADAGTGLVCSHTGGLAPRTDPHRVHYGDVVADVLATVTGLARRAVASGVRPDRVLIDPTHDFGKNTYHSLELTRRLDELAATGWPVLVAVSNKDFIGETLDAPVAERGPGTLAVLAVSAWLGARVFRVHDAAGARAALDAMAEPALRPGGGRGL from the coding sequence ATGAGCGAGCAGGCACAGCCCAAGGCCGGAGGGCGCGCCGCGCCCGGGGGAGTGCTGCGGTTGCGCGGCCGTGAGTTCGGCCCCGGCCGCCACGCGGTCATGGCCGTGGTCAACCGCACCCCCGACTCCTTCTACGACCGCGGCGCCACCTTCGCCTTCGGCGCCGCGCTGGAGGCCGCGGACGCCGCCCTGGCGCACGGTGCCGACATCGTGGACGTGGGCGGGGTCAAGGCCGGCCACGGCGCCCACGTGAGTCCGGCCGAGGAGATCGGCCGCACGGCTCCGTTCGTGGCCGAGCTGCGGGCGCGCCACCCCGAGGCGATCATCTCGGTGGACACCTGGCGCGCCGAGGTGGCCCGGGTCTGCGCTGAGGCGGGCGCCGACCTGGTCAACGACACCTGGGCCGGGGCCGATCCCGACCTGGTCCGGGTGGCCGCCGACGCCGGCACCGGGCTGGTGTGCAGCCACACCGGCGGGCTGGCGCCCCGCACCGATCCGCACCGCGTCCACTACGGCGACGTGGTGGCCGACGTCCTCGCCACGGTGACCGGGCTGGCTCGCCGCGCGGTGGCGTCGGGCGTGCGCCCCGACCGGGTGCTGATCGACCCCACCCACGACTTCGGCAAGAACACCTACCACTCGCTGGAACTGACCCGGCGCCTGGACGAACTGGCCGCCACCGGATGGCCGGTGCTGGTGGCGGTGTCCAACAAGGACTTCATCGGCGAGACGCTGGACGCCCCGGTCGCCGAGCGGGGGCCGGGCACGCTGGCGGTGCTGGCCGTCTCGGCGTGGCTGGGGGCGCGGGTCTTCCGCGTGCACGATGCGGCCGGAGCGCGCGCCGCGCTCGACGCGATGGCCGAACCGGCCCTGCGTCCCGGCGGAGGTCGGGGACTGTAA
- a CDS encoding RraA family protein codes for MALADTMTAMGTAALTRCGARPLGSHLFSVWPQAAFAATALPVSCAPGDNLALHVAVAQAAPETALVVDVSGEPEYGYVDEILAVAARMRRISGIVVDGCVRDVAAIGRAGLPVVSAGVSVRAPGHDAGGAVGREVHLNADHLPTPVRRGDWIVADDDGAVCLPRGRATAIVADTVEAVAADQRIVDALVCGASTLDLLNLDPSRVAGWEGAGVAAARSAERAG; via the coding sequence GTGGCGCTTGCGGACACCATGACTGCGATGGGCACGGCCGCGCTGACACGGTGCGGAGCCCGGCCGCTGGGATCGCACCTGTTCTCGGTCTGGCCCCAAGCCGCGTTCGCAGCCACCGCACTGCCGGTCTCCTGCGCACCCGGCGACAACCTCGCCCTGCACGTGGCCGTCGCCCAGGCCGCGCCGGAGACCGCCCTGGTCGTGGACGTCTCCGGCGAACCCGAGTACGGCTACGTCGACGAGATCCTGGCCGTGGCCGCGCGTATGCGCCGCATCAGCGGAATCGTCGTCGACGGCTGCGTCCGCGACGTCGCCGCCATCGGCCGCGCCGGACTGCCCGTCGTCAGCGCCGGGGTCTCGGTGCGCGCGCCCGGCCACGACGCCGGCGGCGCCGTCGGCCGCGAAGTGCACCTCAACGCCGACCACCTGCCCACGCCCGTGCGCCGCGGCGACTGGATCGTCGCCGACGACGACGGCGCGGTGTGCCTGCCGCGCGGGCGCGCCACGGCCATCGTCGCCGACACCGTCGAAGCGGTCGCCGCCGACCAGCGCATCGTCGACGCCCTCGTCTGCGGTGCGAGCACCCTGGACCTGCTCAACCTCGACCCCTCGCGGGTCGCCGGCTGGGAGGGCGCGGGCGTCGCCGCGGCCCGCTCCGCCGAGCGGGCGGGGTGA
- a CDS encoding alkaline phosphatase D family protein, with translation MSANPADALAAHSRRARPLTAERLARRRFLGIGSASAAAVALGTGLFSTRPAVADNRGNGFAFTLGVASGEPTHDGFVLWTRLAPDPLAEDGMGGMPPEPVEVEYQVALDPRFRRVVRRGSAVASPELGHSVHPEVSGLSPAREYYYRFRAMGDISPVGTTRTAPPPMSMTASLAFAFVSCQKWDQGYYTAYEHLAEEDLDLVLHLGDYIYEYPIEGELRGKVPDHLLVETTRLEHYRVRYALYKSDPHLQNAHGRFPWLVTPDDHEVDNNWADETSQDDDPPEEFLRRRAEAFQAYYENMPLRRSSMPVGPDMGLHRRIGYGRLADFTMLDTRQYRDDQACSGRLEDDCDARFDPGRSILGEDQREWLVDGFGRSQARWQVLGNQSPMTRTDNEVGEGTSVWMDPWDGYAADRERVLDAAVQRGVRNLVVVTGDRHQNYAVDLKADYRDEDAPTVATEFVGTSVTSTGDGEDISAEGRLFLDANPHFKFVNEQRGYVRCTLTPGEWRTDFRVVPYVTRPGAPVSTRASFTVQDGTPGVLPQP, from the coding sequence TTGTCCGCCAACCCTGCTGACGCCCTCGCCGCACACTCCCGACGCGCGCGCCCGCTCACCGCCGAACGACTGGCGCGGCGCCGGTTCCTCGGCATCGGCTCCGCCTCGGCCGCGGCCGTCGCCCTGGGCACCGGCCTGTTCTCCACCCGTCCCGCCGTCGCCGACAACCGCGGAAACGGATTCGCCTTCACCCTGGGCGTCGCCTCCGGCGAGCCCACCCACGACGGCTTCGTGCTGTGGACCCGGCTGGCGCCCGATCCGCTGGCCGAGGACGGTATGGGCGGCATGCCGCCCGAGCCCGTCGAGGTGGAGTACCAGGTCGCGCTCGACCCCCGTTTCCGCCGTGTGGTGCGCCGCGGCAGCGCCGTCGCCTCGCCCGAACTGGGCCACTCCGTACACCCCGAGGTCTCGGGGCTTAGCCCGGCGCGCGAGTACTACTACCGCTTCCGCGCGATGGGCGACATCAGTCCGGTGGGCACCACCCGCACCGCTCCCCCGCCCATGTCCATGACCGCTTCGCTGGCCTTCGCGTTCGTCTCGTGCCAGAAGTGGGACCAGGGCTACTACACCGCCTACGAGCACCTGGCCGAGGAGGATCTGGACCTGGTGCTGCACCTGGGCGACTACATCTACGAGTACCCGATCGAGGGGGAGCTGCGCGGCAAGGTGCCCGACCACCTGCTGGTGGAGACCACCCGGCTGGAGCACTACCGGGTGCGCTACGCCCTCTACAAGTCCGACCCCCATCTGCAGAACGCCCACGGCCGGTTCCCCTGGCTGGTGACACCCGACGACCACGAGGTCGACAACAACTGGGCCGACGAGACCTCCCAGGACGACGACCCGCCCGAGGAGTTCCTGCGCCGCCGCGCCGAGGCGTTCCAGGCCTATTACGAGAACATGCCGCTGCGCCGCTCCTCCATGCCGGTCGGACCCGACATGGGCCTGCACCGGCGGATCGGCTACGGCCGCCTGGCCGACTTCACCATGCTCGACACCCGCCAGTACCGCGACGACCAGGCGTGCAGCGGACGGCTGGAGGACGACTGCGACGCCCGCTTCGACCCCGGCCGCTCCATCCTCGGCGAGGATCAGCGCGAGTGGCTCGTCGACGGTTTCGGCCGCTCGCAGGCGCGCTGGCAGGTACTGGGCAACCAGTCACCCATGACCCGGACCGACAACGAGGTGGGCGAGGGCACGTCGGTGTGGATGGACCCCTGGGACGGCTACGCCGCCGACCGCGAGCGGGTGCTCGACGCCGCGGTCCAGCGGGGCGTGCGCAACCTGGTGGTGGTCACCGGCGACCGGCACCAGAACTACGCGGTCGACCTCAAGGCCGACTACCGCGACGAGGACGCGCCGACGGTGGCCACCGAGTTCGTCGGCACCTCGGTCACCAGCACCGGCGACGGCGAGGACATCAGCGCAGAGGGGCGGCTGTTCCTGGACGCCAACCCGCACTTCAAGTTCGTCAACGAGCAGCGCGGCTACGTGCGCTGCACGCTGACGCCCGGTGAGTGGCGCACCGACTTCCGCGTGGTGCCGTATGTGACCCGCCCGGGCGCGCCGGTGTCGACGCGGGCGAGCTTCACGGTCCAGGACGGCACTCCGGGCGTGCTGCCCCAGCCGTGA
- a CDS encoding TetR/AcrR family transcriptional regulator has protein sequence MSDETSAGGDAGAGNPAGERHHPAQAVSARGRATRARLLEGARAEILGGDGSLEVAAVARRAEVSAGLLYRYFDGKDGLVAAVVDDFYDGYDSEVFNVI, from the coding sequence ATGAGCGACGAAACGAGCGCGGGCGGCGACGCCGGTGCCGGCAATCCGGCGGGGGAGCGGCACCACCCAGCCCAAGCCGTCTCCGCGCGCGGCCGTGCCACACGGGCGCGATTACTGGAAGGTGCCCGGGCGGAGATCCTGGGCGGGGACGGCAGCCTGGAGGTGGCCGCCGTCGCCCGTCGGGCGGAGGTGTCGGCAGGCCTGCTCTACCGCTACTTCGACGGCAAGGACGGCCTCGTGGCCGCCGTCGTCGACGACTTCTACGACGGCTACGACTCGGAGGTCTTCAACGTGATCTAG
- the tnpA gene encoding IS200/IS605 family transposase produces MSPRREPNPDIRRGRSVVYTLQAHLVFVPKYRRGVFTDEILTRCEEIMRQVCAKANVELREFNGERDHVHLLIHYPPQVKLSTLVGSLKGVSAHYLRKEYADHIKRYLWGEHFWSPSYFAASAGGAPLALVKEYIENQKRPG; encoded by the coding sequence ATGTCGCCTCGACGGGAACCAAACCCCGATATCCGCCGTGGTCGTAGCGTCGTCTACACCCTGCAGGCGCATCTGGTCTTCGTCCCGAAGTACCGGCGCGGAGTCTTCACGGACGAGATCCTGACCAGGTGCGAAGAGATCATGAGGCAGGTGTGCGCCAAGGCGAACGTGGAGCTGCGCGAGTTCAACGGCGAGCGCGATCACGTCCACCTGCTCATCCACTACCCGCCGCAGGTCAAACTGTCCACGCTCGTCGGCTCGCTCAAGGGCGTCTCCGCCCACTACCTGCGCAAGGAGTACGCCGATCACATCAAGCGGTACCTGTGGGGCGAGCACTTCTGGTCCCCCTCGTACTTCGCCGCGTCCGCAGGCGGCGCACCGCTCGCCCTGGTGAAAGAGTACATCGAGAATCAGAAACGCCCTGGCTGA
- a CDS encoding transposase, translating into MISKKIVTEAERTSKGIALEDLGGIRQRVRLRKPQRVTLHSWAFAQLGRFLEYKARRAGVPLVYVDPAYTSRECAECHHIEKANRVDQDRFVCRGCGVVANADRNASHNLATRGETVWNAGRESRVPDTP; encoded by the coding sequence ATGATCTCGAAGAAGATCGTGACCGAGGCTGAACGCACCTCGAAGGGTATCGCCCTGGAAGACCTGGGCGGCATCCGGCAGAGGGTACGGCTGCGCAAGCCCCAACGGGTCACGCTCCACTCATGGGCGTTCGCCCAGCTCGGCCGGTTCCTTGAGTACAAGGCCCGCCGCGCCGGCGTCCCGCTCGTGTACGTCGATCCGGCGTACACGAGCCGGGAATGCGCCGAGTGCCACCACATCGAGAAGGCCAACCGGGTCGACCAGGACCGCTTTGTCTGCCGGGGGTGCGGGGTCGTTGCCAACGCCGACCGGAATGCTTCCCACAACCTCGCCACCCGAGGCGAGACCGTGTGGAATGCGGGGCGTGAGTCACGCGTCCCTGACACTCCATAA
- a CDS encoding FadR/GntR family transcriptional regulator, producing the protein MPLASTRRTGLVDQVISQLRAQIDSGEWGVGDRIPTESELSDQLEVGRNTVREAVRALAHAGLLEIRQGAGTFVRASSELGGALRRRLERSRLRENLEVRRALEMEAARLAAIRHTDQDLADIDRAIALRDEAWNEQDMPGFVEADFTFHRTVVNATHNPLLIDLYDDIAQAVYESIAHTAYGRPGEDGEIDHKGIDHNGLAEAIRAGDPDRALREAACYLDELLSLAGE; encoded by the coding sequence GTGCCCCTCGCTTCGACGCGTCGCACCGGCCTTGTCGACCAGGTCATCAGCCAACTGCGCGCCCAGATCGACTCCGGCGAGTGGGGCGTCGGCGACCGCATCCCCACCGAATCCGAGCTGTCCGACCAACTGGAGGTCGGGCGCAACACCGTCCGCGAGGCGGTCCGCGCCCTGGCCCACGCGGGACTGCTGGAGATCCGCCAGGGTGCCGGGACCTTCGTACGCGCCTCCAGCGAACTCGGCGGGGCGCTGCGCCGCCGGCTGGAGCGCTCGCGGTTGCGCGAGAACCTGGAGGTCCGGCGTGCGCTGGAGATGGAGGCCGCGCGGCTCGCCGCGATACGCCACACCGACCAGGATCTCGCCGACATCGACCGCGCGATCGCGCTGCGCGACGAGGCGTGGAACGAGCAGGACATGCCCGGGTTCGTCGAGGCGGACTTCACGTTCCACCGCACCGTGGTCAATGCGACGCACAATCCGCTGCTGATCGATCTCTACGACGACATCGCCCAGGCCGTCTACGAGAGCATCGCCCACACCGCCTACGGCCGGCCCGGCGAGGACGGCGAGATCGACCACAAGGGAATCGACCACAACGGGCTGGCCGAGGCCATCCGGGCGGGCGACCCCGACCGCGCCCTGCGTGAGGCGGCCTGCTACCTGGACGAACTGCTGTCGCTCGCCGGCGAGTGA
- a CDS encoding CynX/NimT family MFS transporter, which translates to MPAEGRPRGIALLLVLGVALAALNLRTAITSVGPLLTEVTRGLGMSAVLAGVLTTLPVLCFALFGSLTPVLIRRLGEHRLLAAALLALTAGLSTRPLVDDEWLFLLLSAVALSGGAVGNVLLPTLVKQHFPHRVGAMTTVYTTFLALGTTMAAAATVPVEQITGSWRPALGFYGVFGLVALLPWLGLLRHDPPRTGGAAPIGLRRVLTTAMGWQSVLFFGTQSTVAYIMFGWFAEMLRDQGMDAAQAGLMLSYLTGLAVPTSLVLPGLMARVQDHRGFVVFFFACYAAGLTGLWISPLNGTWLWTTLIGVGMATFTLALTFFAVRTRTSGATAALSASSQSIGYLMAGAGPFLFGMLHEFSGGWHAPLLLVGVMVTANMLVGLLLGRPRHLEDSLERHR; encoded by the coding sequence ATGCCCGCCGAAGGCCGTCCGCGCGGGATCGCGCTGCTGCTGGTGCTCGGCGTCGCGCTGGCCGCCCTGAACCTGCGCACCGCCATCACCAGCGTCGGACCGCTGCTCACCGAGGTGACGCGCGGCCTGGGCATGTCCGCCGTGCTCGCGGGTGTGCTGACCACCCTGCCGGTGCTGTGCTTCGCGCTGTTCGGCTCGCTGACCCCCGTGCTCATCCGCCGCCTGGGCGAGCACCGCCTGCTGGCCGCCGCGCTCCTCGCGCTCACCGCCGGGCTGTCCACCCGGCCGCTGGTCGACGACGAGTGGCTCTTCCTGCTGCTGAGTGCTGTCGCGCTGTCCGGCGGCGCGGTGGGCAACGTGCTGCTGCCCACCCTGGTCAAGCAGCACTTTCCGCACCGCGTCGGCGCCATGACCACCGTCTACACGACGTTTCTGGCGCTGGGCACCACGATGGCGGCCGCGGCCACCGTGCCGGTCGAGCAGATCACCGGCAGCTGGCGCCCGGCACTGGGCTTCTACGGCGTGTTCGGGCTGGTCGCGCTGCTGCCGTGGCTGGGGCTGCTGCGCCACGACCCGCCCCGCACCGGCGGCGCCGCCCCGATCGGGCTGCGGCGCGTCCTGACCACCGCGATGGGCTGGCAGAGCGTGCTGTTCTTCGGCACGCAGTCGACCGTGGCCTACATCATGTTCGGCTGGTTCGCCGAGATGCTGCGCGACCAGGGGATGGACGCCGCGCAGGCGGGGCTGATGCTGTCCTACCTGACGGGGCTGGCGGTGCCGACGTCGCTGGTGCTGCCCGGATTGATGGCGCGCGTGCAGGACCACCGCGGGTTCGTGGTGTTCTTCTTCGCCTGCTACGCAGCGGGGCTGACGGGCCTGTGGATCTCGCCGCTGAACGGCACCTGGCTGTGGACCACCCTCATCGGTGTCGGCATGGCCACGTTCACCCTGGCGCTGACCTTTTTCGCGGTGCGCACGCGCACCTCCGGCGCGACGGCGGCGCTGTCGGCCTCCAGCCAGAGCATCGGCTACCTGATGGCCGGAGCCGGGCCGTTCCTGTTCGGCATGCTGCACGAGTTCTCCGGCGGCTGGCACGCCCCGCTGCTGCTGGTGGGGGTCATGGTCACCGCCAACATGCTGGTCGGCCTGCTCCTGGGCCGCCCGCGCCACCTGGAGGACTCCCTGGAGCGGCACCGGTAG
- a CDS encoding DUF3592 domain-containing protein — protein sequence MAYFLQTPVALLFGLLAAYLVRELVKLLLLRSRGIRVPGTTVLAEKNEKAVGKEESTPSEDGTNSLAFRFATAEGHIVETRPKARSRLSSLRSGQEVTVVYDPSNPFKADVIESTAQIWSYVVGIGMTAAACTMLIQSAFGLI from the coding sequence TTGGCCTACTTCCTGCAAACGCCCGTTGCGCTGCTGTTCGGTCTACTGGCGGCCTACTTGGTGCGCGAGCTCGTCAAGCTCCTCCTGCTGCGCTCGCGCGGCATCCGCGTGCCCGGGACGACCGTTCTCGCCGAGAAGAACGAGAAGGCGGTCGGAAAGGAGGAGAGCACCCCCTCCGAGGACGGGACGAACAGCCTGGCCTTCCGCTTCGCAACCGCCGAGGGCCACATCGTCGAGACGCGGCCCAAGGCCAGGTCCCGGTTGAGCAGCCTGCGCAGCGGCCAAGAGGTCACCGTCGTCTACGATCCCTCGAACCCGTTCAAGGCCGACGTCATCGAGTCGACGGCGCAGATCTGGTCATACGTGGTGGGCATCGGGATGACCGCCGCCGCCTGCACCATGCTGATCCAATCGGCATTCGGCCTCATCTGA
- a CDS encoding CPBP family intramembrane glutamic endopeptidase: MAEPTSDERAQQPGDTDEPASALPASGGGTTAAPSPAALTPRMLGGEVLVVLALSLGAAAVSAVISIIGSLTAPESLAEQTASLVGSQAAAERPWLDLARQVSSLVFAMAPVALVIYLLHRTSESAATIGFDVRRPARDLFGGAALAAVIGGGGLVVYLVSYQLGLTVTVAPSALNDHWWAIPVLLLQAVKNGVLEEVIVVGYLLRRLDQLGWSPLWSAATSSLLRALYHLYQGVGMFFGNLVMGLVFCWFYRRYGRVMPLVVAHSLIDIVAFAGSVYLIGRVDWLPGGGG; encoded by the coding sequence ATGGCCGAGCCCACCTCCGACGAGCGCGCCCAGCAGCCCGGAGACACCGACGAACCCGCGTCGGCGCTCCCGGCGTCCGGCGGCGGGACGACGGCGGCGCCCTCCCCCGCCGCGCTGACGCCGCGGATGCTGGGCGGCGAGGTCCTCGTCGTGCTGGCGCTGTCGCTGGGTGCGGCCGCCGTCTCGGCGGTGATCTCCATCATCGGCTCACTGACCGCGCCGGAATCGCTGGCCGAGCAGACCGCCAGCCTCGTCGGCTCCCAGGCCGCCGCCGAACGCCCGTGGCTGGACCTCGCCCGCCAGGTCTCCTCGCTGGTCTTCGCGATGGCGCCGGTAGCGCTGGTGATCTACCTGCTGCACCGCACCAGCGAGTCGGCCGCGACGATCGGCTTCGACGTCCGCCGCCCCGCGCGCGACCTGTTCGGCGGCGCGGCGCTGGCCGCCGTGATCGGCGGCGGCGGGCTGGTCGTGTACCTGGTCTCCTACCAACTCGGCCTGACGGTGACCGTTGCGCCCAGCGCCCTCAACGACCACTGGTGGGCGATCCCGGTGCTGCTCCTGCAGGCCGTCAAGAACGGCGTGCTGGAGGAGGTCATCGTGGTGGGCTATCTGCTGCGGCGCTTGGACCAGCTGGGCTGGTCTCCGCTGTGGTCGGCGGCCACCAGCTCGCTGCTGCGCGCCCTGTACCACCTGTACCAGGGGGTGGGCATGTTCTTCGGCAACCTGGTGATGGGCCTGGTGTTCTGCTGGTTCTACCGGCGCTACGGCCGCGTGATGCCGCTGGTGGTGGCGCACTCGCTGATCGACATCGTGGCCTTTGCCGGGTCGGTCTATCTGATCGGGCGCGTGGACTGGCTGCCCGGCGGAGGCGGTTAG
- the aceA gene encoding isocitrate lyase: MSISGRQQEAAAALRQEWETSPRWAGTERTFSAEDVIRLRGSVTEEQTLARLGAERLWELLHTEDYVNTLGALTGNQAVQQVRAGLKAIYLSGWQVAADANQAGQTYPDQSLYPANSVPQVVRRINNALKRADEITWSEGDEDAPHWMAPIVADAEAGFGGVLNAFELMKGMIAAGAAGVHWEDQLASEKKCGHLGGKVLIPTGQHVRTLNAARLAADVAGVPSLVIARTDAQAATLITSDVDERDRPYITGERTAEGFYRVRNGLEACIARGLAYAPYSDLLWMETSTPDLEVARQFAERIKEQYPDQMLAYNCSPSFNWRRHLDESTIAKFQRELGHMGYKFQFITLAGFHSLNHSMFDLAKGYAESGMPAYVKLQEEEFASEERGYTATRHQREVGTGYFDLVSTAITPDGSTTALTGSTEEDQFSAAH; the protein is encoded by the coding sequence ATGAGCATCAGCGGTCGTCAGCAGGAAGCGGCAGCGGCACTCCGGCAGGAGTGGGAGACCAGCCCCCGGTGGGCCGGCACCGAGCGCACGTTCTCCGCCGAGGACGTGATCCGGCTGCGCGGCTCGGTCACCGAGGAGCAGACGCTGGCCCGCCTCGGCGCCGAACGGCTGTGGGAGCTGCTGCACACCGAGGACTACGTCAACACGCTGGGCGCCCTCACCGGCAACCAGGCCGTCCAGCAGGTCCGCGCGGGGCTGAAGGCGATCTACCTCTCCGGCTGGCAGGTGGCCGCCGACGCCAACCAGGCGGGCCAGACCTACCCCGACCAGAGCCTCTACCCGGCCAACTCGGTCCCGCAGGTCGTCCGCCGCATCAACAATGCGCTCAAGCGCGCCGACGAGATCACCTGGTCCGAGGGCGACGAGGACGCGCCGCACTGGATGGCGCCGATCGTCGCCGACGCCGAGGCCGGGTTCGGCGGCGTCCTCAACGCCTTCGAGCTGATGAAGGGCATGATCGCCGCCGGCGCCGCGGGCGTGCACTGGGAGGACCAGCTCGCCTCGGAGAAGAAGTGCGGCCACCTCGGCGGCAAGGTGCTGATCCCCACCGGCCAGCACGTCCGCACCCTCAACGCCGCCCGGCTGGCGGCCGACGTCGCCGGCGTGCCCTCCCTGGTCATCGCGCGCACCGACGCCCAGGCGGCGACGCTGATCACCAGTGACGTCGACGAGCGCGACCGCCCCTACATCACCGGCGAGCGCACCGCGGAGGGCTTCTACCGGGTCCGCAACGGCCTGGAGGCCTGCATCGCCCGCGGCCTGGCCTACGCGCCCTACTCCGACCTGCTGTGGATGGAGACCTCCACTCCCGATCTGGAGGTGGCCCGCCAGTTCGCCGAGCGGATCAAGGAGCAGTACCCCGACCAGATGCTGGCCTACAACTGCTCGCCGTCGTTCAACTGGCGCCGCCATCTGGACGAGTCCACCATCGCCAAGTTCCAGCGCGAACTGGGCCACATGGGCTACAAATTCCAGTTCATCACCCTGGCCGGGTTCCACTCGCTGAACCACTCGATGTTCGACCTGGCCAAGGGCTACGCGGAGAGCGGGATGCCGGCCTACGTCAAGCTGCAGGAGGAGGAGTTCGCCTCCGAGGAGCGCGGCTACACCGCGACCCGCCACCAGCGCGAGGTCGGCACCGGCTACTTCGACCTGGTCAGCACGGCGATCACGCCGGACGGCTCGACCACCGCTCTCACCGGCTCCACCGAAGAGGACCAGTTCTCAGCGGCTCACTGA